Proteins from a genomic interval of Pirellulales bacterium:
- a CDS encoding type II toxin-antitoxin system HicB family antitoxin: MPLAIEIEQEDDGRWIAEVPAIPGVLAYGNSRDEAIGRVQALSLRVLADRLEHGGSVSQIGAVFAVGP, encoded by the coding sequence AATCGAGATCGAACAAGAGGACGACGGCCGCTGGATTGCGGAGGTTCCTGCAATTCCCGGCGTTCTTGCCTATGGGAATTCGCGGGATGAAGCCATTGGTCGCGTACAAGCCTTGTCGTTGCGCGTACTGGCCGATCGGCTGGAGCACGGCGGGTCTGTTTCGCAGATCGGAGCGGTTTTCGCGGTGGGACCATGA
- a CDS encoding type II toxin-antitoxin system HicA family toxin: protein MLAALLRIGWSVKRQPGGSHRVLGRPSRPDVVFAFHDNVEIGPRMLARIGKHTGLSPDDL, encoded by the coding sequence GTGCTCGCCGCGCTGTTGCGCATCGGATGGAGTGTTAAGCGACAACCAGGCGGTTCGCACCGTGTCCTTGGGCGACCAAGCCGGCCTGACGTCGTTTTTGCGTTCCATGACAACGTGGAAATTGGACCGCGCATGCTGGCGCGAATTGGAAAGCACACGGGACTCAGCCCAGACGATCTCTAG